Within Candidatus Eisenbacteria bacterium, the genomic segment GTTGCGGTGACGGACCCACGCCTCACCGGTGTGTTCCACGACCAGCGACTGGAGCGGACCTACGTCCACCACGCGCAGGGCTTCGACTTGCTCGCATCAGATTTTCCCGACCGGCTGACTCGACCTTTGGACACCTGGTTGCCGGCGCGAGTGCTGGCTTCGTTCAACTGGCCGGTGCCCGCGCAGCGTATCGAGAGCCGCGCGGACGGCATCACCTACTACCACAAGGCACGAGCAGTGGACTTCCCGCTGGTCATGACGCGTTCGACCGGAGGGGATTGGGTGGTGGCCAGCTTCTCGCGAACGGCTGGGAACGTGTGGAGCAACCCGGCGTTGACGTGTCAGCACGTCGATCCCCAAGCACCTCTCGAGCCGCGGCGTCAGGTCGTCTTGGAGGTCAAGATGCTGGTCATTCAGGGATCGCTCGACGACGCTCTGCGTCTCGCGGTCCACCAGAAGAACTCGTTGAAATGAAGGACATGACTTGAATTGGATCGAATACGGTGCGGCTCACGTCCCAAGCCCCGCGATGGTCTTCGTGGCCACCGCGGCGGGCGACACGGTCTTGAAGCCCTGTCAGGTGTCCCTACGGTTGGACGTCATGGTGATCGGTCCGAGGACATCCACGGGGGGTCTCCGATGAGAAACGCGCTTCTGGTTTGTCTGGCCTTCGTTCTCGCGAGCCCGGCAGAGTCGGCCGAGCGCAGCCGTTTGGAGGCCACGGGCGGCGCCTTCTTCGCGCTTTCGGTCCCGAACATGGCGGAGAGTGTCGCCTGGTACACGAGCAAGCTCGGGCTCTCCCCGACGATGGAGATCAAGGAGCCGGTCGAGGTGACCGTGCTCGAAGGGGGCGGCTTGATCGTCGAACTCGTGCGCCACTCGACGGCCCAGCCC encodes:
- a CDS encoding VOC family protein encodes the protein MRNALLVCLAFVLASPAESAERSRLEATGGAFFALSVPNMAESVAWYTSKLGLSPTMEIKEPVEVTVLEGGGLIVELVRHSTAQPLVTGGASRAEVQHGFFKAGFVVKDFDKTVEELRARGVTFAFGPFPASPTQRANVVIRDNANNLIQIFGPGQRPSK